One genomic window of Luteitalea pratensis includes the following:
- the ubiE gene encoding bifunctional demethylmenaquinone methyltransferase/2-methoxy-6-polyprenyl-1,4-benzoquinol methylase UbiE, producing the protein MTAMDPGVPTYGGLSPDTGKAPAKIAGMFDAIAGRYDLLNHLLSGGQDLYWRWRAVRRLRLTGTERVLDLCTGTCDVARTMVRRRLARRVLGIDFSAEMLKVGQRKLRGEGRAGVIPLVRGDAMRLPAASGSMDAVTIAFGIRNVQDASVALAEVARVLKPGGRLAILEFSTPQQPAVRAAYLWYFRNVLPRLGGLVSRHGEAYAYLPASVESFTPPAQFVAQLEAAGLTQCEAVPLTFGVVYLYVARRAA; encoded by the coding sequence ATGACCGCCATGGACCCCGGGGTCCCGACCTACGGCGGCCTCTCACCCGACACCGGCAAGGCTCCCGCGAAGATCGCGGGGATGTTCGACGCCATCGCCGGCCGTTACGACCTGCTGAACCACCTGCTCAGCGGTGGCCAGGATCTCTACTGGCGATGGCGCGCGGTGCGGCGCCTGCGGTTGACCGGCACCGAGCGCGTCCTCGACCTCTGCACCGGCACCTGCGATGTCGCCCGGACGATGGTCCGGCGGCGGCTCGCCCGGCGCGTGCTGGGCATCGATTTCTCGGCCGAGATGCTCAAGGTGGGGCAGCGAAAGCTGCGCGGCGAGGGCCGCGCCGGTGTGATTCCGCTGGTCCGTGGGGACGCGATGCGTCTGCCCGCCGCGTCCGGGTCGATGGACGCCGTGACCATCGCCTTCGGCATCCGCAATGTCCAGGACGCGTCGGTCGCACTCGCGGAAGTCGCGCGGGTGCTGAAGCCCGGGGGCCGGCTGGCCATCCTGGAGTTCTCGACCCCGCAACAGCCCGCGGTCCGTGCCGCGTACCTCTGGTATTTCCGCAACGTCCTGCCGCGGCTCGGTGGCCTCGTGTCACGGCACGGCGAGGCCTACGCGTACCTTCCTGCCTCGGTGGAGAGCTTCACGCCCCCGGCGCAGTTCGTGGCCCAGCTCGAGGCGGCCGGGCTGACGCAGTGCGAGGCCGTCCCTTTGACGTTTGGCGTCGTCTATCTCTACGTTGCCCGGCGGGCAGCATAG
- a CDS encoding UbiX family flavin prenyltransferase has protein sequence MSVETPRRIVLAVTGASGALYAMRTLSALLQHGQHVDLVITDYGRRLLTDELGPQARVDRLQAYLEEIWGEGVRRGGWVLHSNKDLGSRIASGSKGADAMVIAPCSMKTMAAIAHGLSRSLVERAADVMLKERRPLLIMPRETPMSLPQLRNMVLCAEAGAVVVPAMPGFYQRPQTIADLADFMAGRILSLLRIDHQLYPVWDPQVGRE, from the coding sequence ATGTCAGTTGAGACCCCACGACGCATCGTGCTCGCCGTCACTGGCGCCAGTGGTGCGCTCTATGCGATGCGCACGCTGTCGGCGCTGTTGCAGCACGGGCAGCACGTCGATCTCGTCATCACCGACTACGGCCGGCGCCTGCTGACCGACGAACTTGGCCCGCAGGCCCGCGTCGATCGCCTGCAGGCGTACCTGGAGGAGATCTGGGGCGAGGGCGTGCGTCGCGGCGGCTGGGTGCTGCACAGCAACAAGGATCTCGGCTCGCGGATCGCCAGCGGCAGCAAGGGCGCCGACGCGATGGTGATCGCCCCCTGCTCGATGAAGACGATGGCGGCCATTGCGCACGGCCTCTCGCGCTCCCTCGTTGAACGGGCCGCGGACGTGATGCTCAAGGAGCGCCGGCCGCTGCTGATCATGCCGCGGGAGACCCCCATGAGCCTGCCGCAACTCAGGAACATGGTCCTCTGCGCCGAGGCCGGCGCGGTGGTCGTGCCCGCCATGCCGGGGTTCTACCAACGGCCGCAGACGATTGCCGATCTGGCCGACTTCATGGCCGGACGGATCCTGTCCTTGCTGCGCATCGACCACCAGTTGTATCCCGTGTGGGATCCGCAAGTGGGGCGTGAATGA
- a CDS encoding UbiA-like polyprenyltransferase: MLFDRLRTYLAFVRFSHTVFALPFALVGALLASRLVPMTWARLAWIVAAMVAARSAAMSFNRLVDARYDALNPRTAQREIPRGAMSVREAAVFLVVASLAFLGVCAQISRLCLLLAPVALGIVFWYSLAKRVTWATQFFLGLAMAVAPVGGWIASGGGPSWQPVLLALAIGTWVGGFDVLYACQDLDFDRAHGLRSIPVRFGVPKSISISRGLHVLTIASLAALGIVAGLGAVYHGGVALVAALLVFEQSLVSATDLSQVKRAFDMNGWVGLLYLATTGLSIYVS, encoded by the coding sequence ATGCTCTTCGACCGCCTCCGCACGTATCTCGCGTTCGTGCGCTTCAGCCACACGGTGTTCGCCCTGCCGTTTGCGCTGGTCGGCGCACTGCTGGCGAGCCGCCTCGTGCCGATGACGTGGGCTCGTCTCGCCTGGATCGTCGCGGCGATGGTCGCGGCCCGCAGCGCGGCGATGTCGTTCAACCGGCTCGTCGATGCGCGCTACGACGCACTCAATCCGCGAACGGCGCAACGAGAGATTCCGCGCGGCGCGATGTCGGTCCGCGAAGCCGCGGTCTTCCTTGTCGTGGCGAGCCTGGCCTTCCTCGGCGTGTGTGCGCAGATCAGCCGTCTGTGCCTGCTGCTCGCGCCTGTCGCGCTGGGCATTGTCTTCTGGTACTCCTTGGCCAAGCGGGTCACCTGGGCGACGCAGTTCTTCCTCGGCCTCGCCATGGCGGTCGCGCCTGTGGGCGGCTGGATCGCCTCGGGTGGCGGGCCGTCGTGGCAGCCGGTCCTGCTCGCGCTGGCGATCGGCACCTGGGTAGGCGGCTTCGACGTGCTGTACGCGTGCCAGGACCTCGACTTCGACCGGGCGCATGGCCTGCGATCGATTCCAGTGCGTTTCGGCGTGCCGAAGTCCATCTCCATCTCCCGTGGCCTGCATGTCCTCACGATCGCCAGCCTCGCGGCGCTTGGCATCGTGGCCGGCCTCGGCGCCGTGTACCACGGCGGCGTCGCGTTGGTGGCCGCCCTGCTGGTCTTCGAGCAGTCGCTGGTCAGCGCGACCGATCTGTCCCAGGTGAAACGGGCCTTCGACATGAACGGGTGGGTCGGCCTGCTGTACCTGGCCACGACGGGATTGAGCATCTATGTCAGTTGA
- a CDS encoding amidohydrolase family protein → MIIRVHSRWVIPVAAPVLRDGWIDVDSARGEIVGLGAARSAPQPGPDAVLDLGDAVVLPGLVNAHTHLELSHLAGAVAPADSFVSWVRAMLGVRFGSSASVADVTAAVVRAIGQMEATGTAGVGDIGNTDVAVLPLAASSLSGVHFREALGLKRADAARIGGETRLGAALAQTRLTEQRSTRLVASVAPHAPYSTSAPLIQSLAAGYEATGAVSSIHLAESPEELEFLASGTGPFRALLTDLGAWDDTWVPPGLAPVPYLQQLGALHARLLVVHGTQLGAGELRTLADVGATVVLCPRSNRWVGAGVPPVAAAFAAGVRVAVGTDSLASVEDLNLFAELAFLRRIAPDVPAAALLAAATRGGAQALRREGLGVLAPGATSHAIVRVPPTGIADVEQWLVADAADTGDLRWLDELVAHAAS, encoded by the coding sequence GTGATCATCCGTGTCCACTCCAGGTGGGTGATTCCCGTCGCGGCGCCGGTCCTGCGAGATGGCTGGATCGACGTCGATTCGGCGCGCGGTGAGATCGTCGGGCTTGGCGCTGCGAGATCGGCGCCGCAGCCCGGACCCGATGCTGTCCTCGACCTGGGCGACGCCGTCGTGTTGCCGGGCCTCGTCAACGCGCACACGCACCTCGAGCTGTCGCACCTTGCCGGCGCGGTGGCGCCTGCCGACAGTTTCGTGTCGTGGGTGCGCGCGATGCTGGGCGTGCGCTTCGGCTCGTCGGCCTCGGTGGCAGACGTCACCGCCGCCGTCGTCCGGGCGATTGGCCAGATGGAGGCGACAGGCACCGCCGGCGTCGGCGACATCGGCAACACCGACGTCGCCGTGCTGCCACTGGCCGCCTCGTCGCTGTCGGGCGTGCACTTCCGCGAGGCACTCGGGCTCAAGCGGGCCGACGCGGCGCGCATCGGAGGCGAGACCCGGCTGGGTGCCGCGCTGGCACAGACGCGGCTCACCGAGCAGCGGTCGACGCGGCTGGTGGCGTCGGTGGCGCCACACGCGCCCTATTCGACATCGGCTCCGCTCATCCAGTCGCTGGCGGCGGGCTACGAGGCCACCGGCGCGGTGTCGTCGATCCATCTGGCCGAATCGCCAGAGGAACTCGAGTTCCTTGCGAGCGGCACGGGCCCGTTCCGCGCCCTGCTCACCGATCTCGGCGCCTGGGACGACACGTGGGTGCCGCCTGGCCTCGCACCCGTGCCGTACCTGCAGCAACTCGGCGCGCTCCATGCGCGGCTGCTTGTCGTCCACGGCACGCAGCTCGGTGCGGGAGAACTCAGGACGCTGGCCGACGTCGGCGCGACCGTCGTGCTGTGTCCGCGGAGCAACCGATGGGTCGGCGCCGGCGTGCCTCCCGTCGCCGCGGCCTTCGCGGCGGGCGTTCGGGTCGCGGTCGGCACCGACAGCCTGGCCAGCGTCGAGGACCTGAACCTGTTCGCGGAACTGGCGTTTCTGCGGCGGATTGCCCCAGACGTCCCAGCCGCCGCGCTGCTGGCGGCGGCCACCCGCGGTGGCGCGCAAGCGCTACGGCGCGAAGGCCTTGGCGTCCTTGCGCCCGGTGCGACCAGCCATGCGATCGTGCGAGTACCGCCCACCGGAATCGCAGACGTGGAACAATGGTTGGTCGCCGATGCCGCGGACACCGGTGACCTGCGTTGGCTGGACGAACTCGTTGCGCACGCGGCGTCCTGA
- a CDS encoding ABC transporter permease — protein sequence MNLRSWSLRARAMFARSRVERELDEELAFHIDREVQKLIDEGVPEADARVAARRRFGSMPGIADECRDARGINAIDNIVRDTRYALRGFARAPLVSLTIIATVGLGLGLVAAAFTFLSTFLFRVDRVPDIHEMFAVERARTGGDPSPPFTRGQFDALARDTRVFTGTYAEFADLDSHVEGRTMTGSLVTGNFFQVLGVHAAMGRALTQSDDEPLAGRQVMVLSHRGWERMFARDPAILGRELLVNGLTFQIVGVMPEGFRGLMVGPPDYWAPLSLLGQLLPAHRDRPSEAGVGIIGRLRPGLTPQQARAELAVWDGAQEARDPNEKGVSDVVLTPRRGTVPQPLEAVIVTAPLFFAFGLILLIGCANVTNLLLARGVARQREIGIRLSIGATRRRIVFQLLTESLLLALVAAAAGYVISRVVLRGIINGVMTSIPSAIGDVRLRVPDADWRVLLFLVIGAVLSTAFFGLTPALQATRIEPVRTIRGEVTRDTRPGRARSFLIGLQVSASALLLICAAVFLRSTFTAAIESPGVRISDIVVVRVSSEEARMAMVQAVSDEPSVAAIAASWPSALSTGPRVVAETDTGKTTLPCQFVSPEYFGLLGIEVLQGRGFMPAERSSNLSVAVVSEATARRLWPTGQAVGQVLRLDRDTGAGVITPGEPVLESRTVTVVGVVKDVAGFRIAPLEAAVVYVPTSAAMPGTSLIARVHGDATRAQESLVTRLSAIDPNMANRGQVGAMVWVTRMVTYFLWLAFWLTVVLGALALALTLSGLFGVLSYLVERRSREIGIRMALGAAASDVTRLVLLQTIRPVGIGLAIGALAAAGLAVLLLASPAAAGLGGIVRVLDPVSYAAAGVVIVAACLAAAAIPAARAARLNPTAALRQE from the coding sequence ATGAATCTCCGCAGCTGGTCGTTGCGCGCCCGTGCGATGTTTGCCCGCAGCCGCGTCGAACGCGAACTCGACGAGGAACTGGCGTTCCACATCGATCGGGAAGTACAGAAACTCATCGACGAGGGCGTGCCGGAAGCGGATGCCCGCGTCGCGGCGCGGCGGCGTTTCGGCTCCATGCCAGGGATCGCCGACGAGTGTCGAGACGCGCGTGGCATCAACGCCATCGACAACATCGTGCGCGACACGCGGTACGCGCTGCGAGGCTTCGCGCGCGCGCCGCTGGTCTCGCTCACCATCATCGCGACGGTCGGGCTCGGCCTCGGGCTGGTCGCCGCGGCCTTCACGTTCCTCAGCACGTTCCTGTTCCGTGTCGATCGCGTTCCGGACATCCACGAGATGTTCGCGGTGGAACGGGCACGAACGGGCGGCGACCCATCGCCGCCGTTCACGCGGGGCCAATTCGACGCGCTGGCTCGCGACACCAGGGTCTTCACGGGGACCTACGCGGAGTTTGCCGACCTCGACAGCCATGTCGAGGGCCGGACGATGACGGGGTCGCTCGTCACCGGCAACTTCTTTCAGGTCCTCGGTGTCCACGCCGCAATGGGCCGTGCGCTCACGCAGAGCGACGACGAGCCGCTGGCGGGACGACAGGTGATGGTGCTCAGCCACCGCGGCTGGGAGCGCATGTTCGCCCGGGATCCGGCCATTCTCGGCCGTGAGTTGCTCGTCAACGGTCTCACGTTCCAGATTGTCGGCGTCATGCCCGAAGGATTCCGCGGCCTGATGGTTGGTCCCCCGGACTACTGGGCGCCGCTCTCGCTGCTCGGTCAGTTGCTTCCGGCACATCGAGACCGTCCATCCGAGGCCGGTGTGGGCATCATCGGGCGCCTGAGGCCCGGATTGACGCCGCAGCAGGCACGTGCCGAGCTCGCCGTGTGGGATGGCGCGCAGGAGGCCCGTGACCCGAACGAGAAGGGCGTGTCGGACGTCGTGCTCACGCCACGACGCGGCACGGTGCCGCAGCCGCTCGAAGCGGTGATCGTGACCGCGCCGCTGTTCTTCGCATTTGGCCTGATTCTCCTGATCGGGTGTGCCAACGTCACCAATCTGCTCCTGGCGCGAGGCGTGGCGCGCCAGCGCGAGATCGGCATCCGGCTGTCGATCGGCGCCACACGACGACGCATCGTCTTCCAGTTGCTGACCGAGAGCCTGCTGCTGGCGCTGGTGGCCGCAGCGGCCGGATACGTCATCTCACGCGTCGTGCTCAGGGGCATCATCAACGGGGTGATGACCAGCATCCCGTCGGCCATCGGCGACGTGCGCCTGAGGGTGCCGGACGCCGACTGGCGAGTGCTGCTGTTCCTGGTGATTGGGGCTGTCCTGTCCACGGCGTTCTTCGGCCTCACGCCGGCGCTGCAGGCGACGCGGATCGAACCGGTCCGGACGATACGCGGCGAAGTGACCCGGGACACGCGGCCCGGGCGCGCGCGCAGTTTCCTCATCGGCCTCCAGGTGAGCGCTTCGGCCCTTCTGCTGATCTGCGCGGCGGTGTTCCTGCGGAGCACGTTCACCGCTGCGATCGAAAGTCCCGGCGTACGAATCTCGGACATCGTCGTGGTCCGGGTGAGCAGCGAGGAGGCGCGCATGGCGATGGTGCAGGCGGTGAGCGACGAGCCGTCGGTGGCCGCGATTGCCGCGTCGTGGCCGAGCGCGCTCAGCACCGGTCCACGGGTCGTCGCCGAAACCGACACCGGCAAGACGACGCTGCCGTGCCAGTTCGTCTCGCCGGAGTACTTCGGCCTGCTTGGTATCGAGGTGCTGCAGGGCCGAGGCTTCATGCCCGCGGAGCGCTCGTCCAACCTCTCGGTCGCCGTCGTCTCGGAGGCGACCGCGCGTCGGCTGTGGCCCACAGGCCAGGCCGTCGGTCAGGTGCTGCGCCTCGACCGCGACACGGGCGCGGGCGTGATCACGCCTGGTGAACCCGTCCTGGAATCGCGCACTGTAACGGTCGTCGGTGTCGTCAAGGACGTGGCTGGTTTCCGCATCGCGCCGCTCGAGGCCGCCGTCGTCTACGTCCCGACCAGTGCGGCAATGCCAGGCACGTCACTGATCGCGCGTGTGCACGGTGACGCCACCCGCGCGCAGGAGTCACTCGTGACACGGCTCTCGGCGATCGATCCCAACATGGCCAACCGCGGCCAGGTAGGCGCCATGGTGTGGGTGACGCGCATGGTCACGTACTTCCTCTGGCTCGCGTTCTGGTTGACGGTCGTGCTCGGCGCACTGGCGCTGGCGTTGACGCTCTCCGGTCTGTTCGGGGTGCTGTCCTATCTCGTGGAGCGACGGTCCAGGGAGATCGGTATCCGCATGGCGCTCGGCGCCGCGGCGTCCGACGTGACGCGGCTCGTCCTGTTGCAGACGATTCGGCCCGTCGGCATCGGCCTCGCGATCGGCGCGCTGGCCGCGGCTGGACTGGCGGTGTTGCTGCTGGCCTCGCCAGCCGCCGCGGGCCTGGGCGGAATCGTGCGGGTGCTCGACCCTGTTTCATACGCCGCCGCCGGCGTCGTCATCGTCGCCGCGTGCCTGGCGGCCGCCGCGATTCCGGCGGCTCGGGCCGCGCGCCTCAATCCGACAGCAGCGTTGCGCCAGGAATAG
- a CDS encoding PadR family transcriptional regulator, protein MARRPTPDLLPGTLDLLILRTLQNDALHGWAISERIQRISGDVLQVNQGSLYPALHRLEHQDWIEAEWAVSELGRRAKYYRLTASGRRQLAVEAREWDRMAAAIGRVMKLA, encoded by the coding sequence ATGGCACGCCGCCCTACACCAGACCTCCTCCCCGGCACGCTGGACCTGCTGATCCTCCGGACCCTGCAGAACGACGCATTGCATGGCTGGGCGATCTCCGAACGCATCCAGCGGATCTCCGGGGACGTCCTCCAGGTGAACCAGGGGTCGCTGTATCCCGCCCTCCATCGGCTCGAACATCAGGACTGGATCGAGGCCGAGTGGGCCGTGTCCGAGCTTGGACGTCGCGCGAAGTACTACCGGCTCACCGCCTCGGGCCGCCGGCAGCTGGCTGTCGAGGCGCGCGAGTGGGATCGCATGGCCGCCGCGATCGGTCGCGTCATGAAGTTGGCGTGA
- the mqnC gene encoding cyclic dehypoxanthinyl futalosine synthase codes for MSVATIADKINRGERIDADEALTLYRDASTWQLGRLADAIRARRHPERVVTYIIDRNVNYTNVCVARCNFCAFYRTVGSADGYVLSREELFAKIDETISVGGNQLLLQGGHNPDIPLAWYEDLFRAVKAAYPTFRLHALSPPEILHISRMSKLPVPEVVSRLIAAGLDSVPGGGAEILVDRVRKLLNCYGKATADEWLGIMREVHLQGLRTTATMMYGSVETPAERIEHMMRLRALQDETHGFTAFITWSYQPDHTELAGVELTGIEYLRTLALARIVLDNFDNVQASWVTQGGKVGQLSLAFGANDMGSVMIEENVVRAAGASYCMDEVEIVRNIENAGFTPMRRTMHYDLVGPPVFRERAVPRRLSLDVAKQEGAERMPAELAAYEARSREERARRSQLA; via the coding sequence ATGTCGGTGGCAACGATTGCGGACAAGATCAACCGCGGGGAGCGGATCGACGCCGACGAGGCGCTGACGCTGTACCGCGACGCGAGCACGTGGCAATTGGGACGCCTTGCGGACGCGATTCGCGCGCGGCGTCATCCGGAGCGTGTCGTCACCTACATCATCGACCGCAACGTCAACTACACGAACGTCTGCGTGGCCCGCTGCAACTTCTGCGCGTTCTACCGCACCGTCGGCAGTGCCGATGGATACGTGCTGTCGCGTGAGGAGCTGTTTGCCAAGATCGACGAAACGATCAGTGTCGGCGGCAACCAGTTGCTGCTGCAGGGCGGCCACAACCCGGACATCCCGCTCGCCTGGTACGAGGACCTGTTCCGCGCCGTCAAGGCGGCGTACCCGACATTCAGGCTGCACGCGCTGTCGCCTCCCGAAATTCTGCACATCTCCCGGATGTCGAAGTTGCCCGTACCGGAGGTCGTCTCGCGGTTGATCGCGGCCGGGCTCGACAGCGTGCCCGGCGGTGGCGCCGAGATCCTCGTCGACCGTGTCCGCAAGCTGCTCAACTGCTACGGCAAGGCAACCGCGGACGAGTGGCTCGGCATCATGCGCGAAGTGCACCTCCAGGGACTACGTACCACCGCGACGATGATGTACGGGAGCGTGGAGACGCCAGCGGAGCGCATCGAGCACATGATGCGGTTGCGCGCCCTGCAGGACGAAACGCACGGGTTCACGGCCTTCATCACGTGGAGCTACCAGCCCGATCACACCGAGCTTGCCGGCGTCGAGCTCACGGGCATCGAATATCTCCGCACGCTTGCGCTCGCCCGCATCGTCCTCGACAACTTCGACAACGTGCAGGCCTCGTGGGTCACGCAAGGCGGCAAGGTCGGCCAGTTGAGCCTGGCCTTCGGCGCCAACGACATGGGCAGCGTGATGATCGAGGAGAACGTCGTCCGTGCGGCTGGCGCGAGCTACTGCATGGACGAAGTCGAGATCGTGCGCAACATCGAGAACGCCGGGTTCACGCCGATGCGGCGCACGATGCACTACGACCTCGTCGGGCCGCCGGTGTTCCGCGAGCGCGCGGTGCCGCGAAGGCTGTCGCTGGACGTCGCCAAGCAGGAGGGGGCCGAGCGCATGCCCGCCGAACTCGCGGCCTACGAGGCGCGGAGCCGCGAGGAGCGTGCCCGCCGTTCGCAGCTGGCGTAA
- a CDS encoding menaquinone biosynthetic enzyme MqnA/MqnD family protein codes for MIRIGAVGFLNASPLAYGLDRDPRVSLRLDLPSVCASLLHAGEIDLGLVPVIEILRGPVHYDLVPGLAIACEGTVNSVALFTRVPVAQIRRLALDVSSRSSVGLVRILCRHHWSIEPEYVDASPDLASMLDVADAALMIGDPALDAPWQSLGAIKIDLGEAWQAFTGLPFVFAAWVARPGVVTPALIDLLHAASRAGQAAIPLLAEAEAAGDSTRAGRLERYLRQNIRYHLDEPALRGLSRYLTLAMDEGLAPVRPEVLEVVDRMGQAAVPGTTQAGALASERA; via the coding sequence GTGATTCGCATCGGGGCGGTCGGGTTCCTGAACGCGAGTCCCCTCGCGTATGGCCTCGACCGTGATCCTCGAGTATCGCTGCGCCTCGACCTGCCCTCGGTGTGCGCGAGCCTGCTGCACGCGGGCGAGATCGATCTCGGTCTCGTGCCGGTGATCGAGATCTTGAGAGGACCGGTGCACTACGACCTCGTCCCGGGACTCGCGATCGCCTGCGAGGGCACGGTCAACTCGGTGGCGCTGTTCACGCGCGTGCCGGTGGCACAGATCCGCCGCCTGGCGCTCGATGTCAGCTCTCGGAGTTCGGTCGGGCTGGTGCGGATTCTTTGTCGTCACCATTGGAGCATCGAGCCCGAATATGTCGACGCGTCGCCGGACCTGGCCTCGATGCTGGACGTCGCCGACGCGGCGCTGATGATCGGCGATCCCGCGCTCGACGCCCCGTGGCAATCGCTTGGCGCGATCAAAATCGATCTCGGCGAGGCGTGGCAGGCGTTCACCGGGTTGCCGTTCGTGTTTGCCGCCTGGGTGGCTCGGCCCGGCGTGGTGACGCCGGCGTTGATCGACCTCTTGCACGCGGCAAGTCGCGCCGGACAGGCCGCCATTCCTTTGCTTGCAGAAGCCGAGGCGGCGGGCGACTCCACACGCGCTGGCCGCCTGGAGCGCTACCTGCGCCAGAACATCCGGTACCATCTCGATGAGCCCGCCCTGCGCGGGTTGTCGCGCTACCTGACGCTGGCGATGGACGAGGGGCTGGCCCCGGTACGCCCGGAGGTCCTCGAGGTCGTCGATCGCATGGGCCAGGCGGCGGTCCCCGGGACGACGCAGGCGGGCGCGTTGGCGTCCGAGAGAGCTTGA
- a CDS encoding Gfo/Idh/MocA family protein: protein MADAVRVGVIGVGALGRHHARILGDTPDAVLAAVVDVNASRAAEIAAQHGAQAHLTDPSALIGMVDAVTIASPTEAHHELAAMLLDAGIHVLVEKPMTTTLAQADDLIARAQARGVLLAVGHTERFNPAVDAARPFLSRPRFIEVHRLGTFPDRSLDIDVVFDLMIHDLDVLLSVVDEEVVGVEAVGVPVLTGRVDIANARLKFAGGCIANVTASRISRDRVRKVRFIEPAAYVSVDYASRELEVWRLRKVDGGRPAIEGGPVAVPEAEPLRRELEDFVGAVRGGRAPRVDGAQGRRALALAQRINDQMTQG, encoded by the coding sequence GTGGCTGATGCGGTGCGGGTGGGAGTGATTGGCGTGGGCGCGCTCGGACGCCATCATGCCCGGATCCTTGGCGACACGCCCGACGCCGTGCTTGCCGCCGTCGTCGACGTCAATGCCTCGCGGGCTGCCGAGATCGCGGCGCAGCATGGCGCGCAGGCGCACCTGACCGACCCCTCGGCGCTGATCGGGATGGTCGACGCCGTGACGATCGCCTCGCCGACGGAGGCGCACCACGAGCTTGCCGCGATGCTGCTCGACGCCGGCATCCACGTGCTGGTCGAGAAGCCGATGACGACCACGCTCGCCCAGGCCGACGACCTCATCGCGCGGGCGCAAGCACGTGGGGTGCTGCTCGCGGTGGGGCACACGGAACGGTTCAACCCGGCCGTCGATGCGGCCCGGCCCTTTCTCTCGCGGCCGCGCTTCATCGAGGTACACCGGCTCGGCACGTTCCCCGACCGAAGCCTGGACATCGACGTCGTGTTCGACCTGATGATCCATGACCTCGACGTACTACTGTCGGTCGTGGACGAAGAGGTGGTGGGTGTGGAGGCCGTGGGCGTGCCGGTACTGACCGGTCGTGTCGACATCGCCAACGCGCGGCTCAAGTTTGCCGGTGGCTGCATCGCCAATGTGACCGCGAGTCGGATCAGTCGCGATCGCGTGCGCAAGGTTCGCTTCATCGAGCCGGCCGCCTACGTGTCGGTCGACTACGCGAGCCGGGAGCTGGAAGTGTGGCGGCTCCGCAAGGTGGACGGCGGGCGTCCGGCGATCGAGGGCGGTCCGGTCGCCGTCCCCGAGGCCGAACCGCTTCGCCGGGAACTCGAGGATTTCGTGGGCGCGGTGCGTGGCGGTCGCGCGCCGCGGGTGGATGGCGCGCAGGGGCGCCGGGCGCTGGCGCTCGCGCAGCGCATCAACGACCAGATGACCCAGGGATGA
- a CDS encoding LpxI family protein, with amino-acid sequence MPPIGLIAGNGKFPLLVLDAASALGHEVTVVAIKEETGDDLVERAAAVGAALHSVSLGQLGRCIQLLQEAGCAQAVMAGQVKHAKLFANITPDWTLLQVLMRLRAKSTDALISAIADVMRGKGIELLDSTVFLQPLLAREGHIAGPAPDDVARADLKFGYRMADAIAGLDIGQTIVVKDQAVVAVEAMEGTDETIRRAGRIAGPGACVIKVAKPRQDMRFDVPIVGLPTIAVLRDAGIRILSIDAGRTLVLDGQAVADAADAARVTVVGRPLGEQARG; translated from the coding sequence ATGCCTCCCATCGGCCTCATCGCCGGCAACGGCAAGTTCCCCCTGCTCGTGCTCGACGCGGCTTCCGCCCTGGGGCATGAGGTCACCGTCGTCGCGATCAAGGAAGAAACCGGCGACGATCTGGTCGAACGCGCCGCGGCAGTCGGCGCCGCTCTGCACTCGGTCTCGCTCGGCCAGTTGGGGCGCTGCATCCAGCTGTTGCAGGAGGCCGGCTGCGCACAGGCGGTGATGGCCGGCCAGGTCAAGCACGCCAAGTTGTTTGCCAATATCACGCCCGACTGGACGCTGTTGCAGGTGCTGATGCGCCTGCGCGCCAAGTCCACCGATGCCCTGATCTCGGCGATCGCCGACGTGATGCGCGGCAAGGGCATCGAGTTGCTCGACTCGACGGTGTTCCTGCAGCCCTTGCTGGCGCGGGAAGGTCACATCGCCGGGCCCGCGCCAGACGACGTGGCAAGGGCCGACCTCAAGTTCGGCTACCGGATGGCCGACGCCATTGCCGGCCTCGACATCGGACAGACGATCGTCGTGAAGGACCAGGCCGTGGTGGCCGTGGAGGCGATGGAAGGCACGGACGAGACGATCCGGCGGGCCGGACGAATCGCCGGGCCCGGCGCGTGCGTCATCAAGGTCGCCAAGCCGCGGCAGGACATGCGCTTCGACGTCCCCATCGTCGGGTTGCCCACGATTGCGGTCTTGCGGGACGCCGGCATCCGGATCCTGTCCATCGACGCCGGACGCACGCTCGTGCTCGACGGACAGGCCGTGGCCGACGCGGCCGACGCCGCGCGCGTGACCGTCGTCGGACGTCCCCTGGGAGAACAGGCACGTGGCTGA